A stretch of Campylobacter showae DNA encodes these proteins:
- a CDS encoding phosphatidylglycerophosphatase A, translating into MQRLFLTFFGAGLSPKAPGTVGSIAGAVAAYEFLIFLPASTLFLVSICLFLYSIKIIDDYEAKTGIHDHGSIVIDEVAGVWLAISISGATAVQFALSVLFFRAFDILKPSVIGRIDKNVKGGLGVMGDDMLAGLFAGLLSAICYEAVTKIGLDYEWIKFELPFVK; encoded by the coding sequence ATGCAAAGGTTATTTTTAACGTTTTTTGGCGCAGGTCTTAGCCCTAAGGCTCCCGGTACGGTGGGCTCTATTGCGGGTGCGGTAGCGGCGTACGAATTTTTGATATTTTTGCCCGCTTCCACGCTGTTTTTAGTTTCGATTTGCCTTTTTTTATATAGCATTAAGATTATCGACGACTATGAGGCAAAAACTGGCATACACGATCACGGCAGCATCGTGATAGATGAGGTTGCTGGCGTTTGGCTGGCGATTTCTATCAGCGGCGCTACGGCGGTGCAGTTTGCGCTCTCGGTCCTGTTTTTTAGGGCGTTTGATATCCTAAAGCCATCCGTGATCGGCCGCATCGACAAAAACGTAAAAGGCGGGCTGGGCGTGATGGGTGATGATATGCTAGCAGGGCTTTTTGCGGGGCTTCTTAGCGCGATTTGCTACGAGGCTGTGACGAAAATCGGACTAGACTACGAGTGGATTAAATTTGAGTTGCCGTTTGTGAAGTAA
- a CDS encoding sulfate adenylyltransferase: MTSSRKNNAVWINDEAFGALDLIENQIFSKFNRLMNENEANEIYETGFLAGEPMPYTFVFAPHGKCNQETIKNASKGDHIELINGGKVVGYIEVGEVFKFNAEKSSQNIFRANEAAPAQQSQSGELAVSGEIKIYDDKLAEVRKLIEEVKREQNVRKISAIMLTAEPFNRAHERLIRMTIDSSDLVLLFLLKSHGADEMMSFSLKKSVLEYFIQNYVPKNRLIIVPFENSNLFSSHLNPTLECIAAHRLGAHKLIVGQNHAGIGMFYDHNVAHTVLERYKNDLNLDIVVLPELVYCDECKTLVSTKTCPHGQHHHIKYHAQTLKTLLLAGILPPAILMRRDISAMILSELFPNRFENIQKLCDDLFPSNGLLEKQTEREFYENLMKLYQTTSLT, translated from the coding sequence ATGACGTCGTCAAGAAAAAATAACGCCGTTTGGATAAACGACGAGGCTTTCGGCGCGCTTGATCTCATAGAAAATCAAATTTTTAGCAAATTTAACCGCTTGATGAACGAAAATGAGGCGAACGAGATCTACGAGACGGGCTTTTTAGCCGGCGAGCCGATGCCATATACTTTCGTATTTGCGCCACACGGCAAGTGTAATCAAGAAACGATAAAAAACGCCTCAAAGGGCGATCATATCGAGCTTATCAACGGCGGCAAGGTCGTGGGGTATATTGAGGTCGGCGAGGTTTTTAAATTTAACGCTGAGAAAAGCTCGCAAAATATCTTTCGCGCTAACGAAGCCGCGCCCGCACAGCAAAGCCAAAGCGGCGAACTAGCCGTAAGCGGCGAGATAAAAATCTACGACGACAAGCTAGCTGAAGTAAGAAAGCTGATCGAAGAGGTCAAAAGGGAGCAAAATGTCCGAAAAATCTCGGCGATCATGCTAACCGCGGAGCCATTTAACCGCGCGCACGAGCGCCTGATCAGGATGACGATAGACAGCTCCGATCTGGTGCTTTTGTTTTTACTAAAAAGCCACGGCGCGGACGAGATGATGAGCTTTTCTCTCAAAAAAAGCGTGCTGGAATACTTCATCCAAAACTACGTCCCCAAAAACCGCCTGATCATCGTGCCTTTTGAGAACTCAAATCTCTTTAGTTCGCACCTAAATCCGACGCTCGAGTGTATCGCGGCGCATAGGCTAGGCGCCCATAAGCTCATAGTCGGGCAAAATCACGCGGGCATCGGTATGTTTTACGATCACAACGTCGCTCACACGGTGCTGGAGCGATACAAAAACGATCTAAATTTAGATATCGTAGTGCTGCCCGAGCTCGTCTACTGCGACGAGTGCAAGACGCTAGTTAGCACCAAGACCTGCCCGCACGGCCAACATCACCATATCAAATACCACGCCCAGACGCTAAAAACCTTGCTACTAGCGGGTATCCTGCCCCCTGCGATCCTCATGCGGCGCGATATCTCGGCGATGATACTGAGCGAGCTTTTTCCTAACCGATTTGAAAATATCCAAAAGCTTTGCGACGATCTTTTTCCTAGCAACGGACTGCTCGAAAAGCAGACGGAGAGGGAGTTTTACGAAAATTTGATGAAGCTTTATCAGACGACGTCGCTGACTTAA
- a CDS encoding response regulator, whose protein sequence is MRVLIIENEIYLAQSIASKLENLGYECEIARSAAEAMKSEPGQRVKEGGKDVHFDVVLLSSAFAGDETLKIIQKFKDSVVILLITYISNDTVSIPLKAGASDYIQKPFMIEELVRKIKHFEEFRRLQTFIKTYQDYLNYHFKAVSALNFDFKRIKLPLLIKCNKMINADNFVFEYAKALNLSFKYVPLEPGIDVEAIAAANPRTLLYFSNFQILRQEAKNQIVSLAAKRKIIASSTNPNEETPMETLNITSDEKNFQIDEILTIDDYIKHIIVNYQDKYPDTELSKKLGISRKSLWEKRKKYDVVKKK, encoded by the coding sequence ATGAGAGTTTTGATAATAGAAAACGAAATCTACCTAGCCCAAAGCATCGCCTCGAAGCTGGAAAATCTAGGCTATGAGTGCGAGATCGCAAGAAGCGCGGCGGAGGCGATGAAAAGCGAGCCTGGGCAGAGGGTAAAGGAGGGCGGCAAGGACGTGCACTTTGACGTGGTGTTGCTCTCTAGCGCGTTTGCGGGCGACGAGACGCTAAAAATCATACAAAAATTTAAAGACTCCGTCGTTATCCTGCTCATCACCTATATCAGCAACGACACCGTCTCGATCCCGCTAAAAGCTGGTGCAAGCGATTACATACAAAAGCCGTTTATGATCGAGGAGCTGGTGCGAAAGATCAAGCATTTTGAGGAGTTTAGGCGGCTGCAAACATTTATAAAGACCTATCAGGACTACTTAAACTATCATTTTAAGGCCGTTTCGGCGCTAAATTTCGACTTTAAGCGCATAAAGCTGCCGCTTCTCATCAAATGCAATAAAATGATAAACGCCGATAATTTTGTTTTCGAATACGCAAAGGCGCTAAATTTGAGCTTCAAATACGTCCCGCTAGAACCCGGCATCGACGTGGAGGCAATAGCCGCGGCAAATCCGCGCACGCTTTTGTACTTTTCAAATTTTCAAATTTTACGCCAAGAGGCCAAAAATCAGATCGTCTCTCTCGCGGCCAAACGCAAGATCATCGCAAGCTCGACCAATCCGAACGAAGAGACGCCGATGGAGACGCTAAATATCACAAGCGATGAGAAAAATTTCCAAATCGACGAAATTTTGACGATCGACGACTACATCAAGCACATCATCGTAAACTATCAGGACAAATACCCCGACACCGAGCTTAGCAAAAAGCTAGGCATCTCGCGAAAATCGCTTTGGGAAAAGAGGAAAAAATATGACGTCGTCAAGAAAAAATAA
- a CDS encoding bifunctional 2-C-methyl-D-erythritol 4-phosphate cytidylyltransferase/2-C-methyl-D-erythritol 2,4-cyclodiphosphate synthase has product MLDVTLIMLGAGSSSRFEMPVKKQWLRVGSDPLWLFAAKNLSSHYAFKEIIIASNEEKYMSKFAPSYRFVKGGATRQESLKNALKLVQSEFVLVSDIARPMISAELFSRIIGGIQNADCVVPALKVPDTVYLGSQAVDREQIKLIQTPQLSRTAMLKSALESGQIYTDDSSAIAAAGGKIWYVQGDENARKITFKDDLSKICGLGAPSSEIYVGNGFDVHAFEEEKKEGSFVTIGGEKIPFERNLKAHSDGDVAIHALIDAILGAAGLGDIGEHFPDTDDKFKGADSAMLLKEAYRLVQSVGFELINADVTVIAERPKLSKFKSAMEINIANALSLTPSRINVKATTTEKLGFTGRGEGIAATASASLKIYDWTQK; this is encoded by the coding sequence TTGCTAGACGTTACGCTGATAATGCTCGGAGCCGGAAGCTCCAGCCGTTTTGAAATGCCCGTTAAAAAGCAGTGGTTGCGCGTCGGGAGCGATCCGTTATGGCTCTTTGCGGCTAAAAATTTAAGCTCGCACTATGCTTTTAAAGAGATAATCATCGCCTCAAACGAGGAAAAATATATGAGCAAATTTGCCCCGTCTTATCGCTTCGTAAAAGGCGGAGCGACGCGTCAAGAGAGCCTAAAAAACGCTCTTAAACTCGTTCAAAGCGAATTCGTTTTAGTTAGCGACATAGCTCGTCCTATGATTAGCGCCGAGCTTTTTTCTCGCATAATAGGCGGCATCCAAAACGCCGACTGCGTCGTGCCTGCGCTAAAAGTACCCGATACCGTTTATCTGGGCTCCCAGGCCGTCGATAGAGAGCAGATCAAGCTCATCCAGACTCCGCAGCTCTCGCGCACGGCAATGCTAAAAAGCGCGCTTGAATCAGGTCAAATTTACACCGACGATAGCTCGGCGATAGCGGCTGCGGGCGGTAAAATTTGGTACGTGCAGGGCGATGAAAACGCGAGAAAAATCACATTTAAAGACGACCTTTCTAAAATTTGCGGCCTTGGTGCGCCGTCAAGTGAAATTTACGTGGGAAACGGCTTTGACGTGCATGCCTTTGAAGAAGAGAAAAAAGAGGGAAGTTTCGTAACAATCGGCGGCGAGAAAATTCCTTTCGAGCGAAATTTAAAGGCTCACTCCGACGGCGACGTAGCTATCCACGCGCTCATAGACGCCATACTTGGAGCAGCTGGACTTGGCGATATAGGCGAGCATTTCCCAGATACGGACGATAAATTTAAGGGGGCAGACTCTGCTATGTTACTAAAAGAAGCATATAGGCTCGTTCAAAGCGTCGGATTTGAGCTTATAAACGCCGATGTCACCGTCATAGCTGAGAGGCCAAAGCTTAGTAAATTTAAATCAGCGATGGAAATAAACATCGCAAATGCGCTAAGTTTAACCCCGAGCCGCATAAACGTAAAGGCCACGACGACCGAAAAGCTGGGCTTTACGGGGCGAGGCGAGGGCATAGCTGCCACGGCGTCAGCGAGTCTAAAAATTTACGACTGGACGCAAAAATAA
- the thiC gene encoding phosphomethylpyrimidine synthase ThiC, with protein MKEFRVKFDSTDKTPTQMYYAKKGVITPEMNYVAQAEMLDPELVRSEVAAGKMIIPANIHHANLLPMAIGREAKTKINANIGNSSLSSDICAELEKLQICLKYGADTVMDLSTGGDLDAIRSAIIANSTVPIGTVPMYQIIHDIKEVENLTTDDILKTLEKQAHQGVSYFTIHAGFLLKFMPLVAKRKMGIVSRGGSLTASWMMHHHKENPFYEAFDDILEICAAHDVALSLGDGLRPGCLYDATDEAQLSELRVLGELTLRAWEKNVQVMIEGPGHIPLNQIEYNMKIERELCHGAPFYVLGPLPTDIGAGYDHITSAIGGTIAAFYGASMLCYVTPKEHLGLPNANDVREGIVAHKIAAHAADVALGKAGAIERDHAMSDARYAFDWNRQFELSLDPERARELHDESLPQESFKKAEFCSMCGPKFCAYKISKNLMKEKNVK; from the coding sequence ATGAAAGAATTTCGGGTCAAATTTGACTCCACCGACAAAACTCCGACGCAGATGTACTACGCTAAAAAAGGCGTCATAACGCCCGAGATGAACTACGTAGCGCAAGCTGAAATGCTAGATCCCGAGCTCGTTAGGAGCGAGGTCGCCGCGGGCAAGATGATAATCCCAGCTAACATCCATCACGCAAATTTGCTCCCGATGGCGATCGGCAGGGAGGCCAAAACCAAAATCAACGCAAATATCGGCAACTCAAGCCTAAGCAGCGATATCTGCGCCGAGCTCGAAAAGCTACAAATTTGCCTAAAATACGGCGCCGATACGGTCATGGATCTAAGCACGGGCGGCGATCTAGATGCCATTAGAAGCGCTATAATCGCAAACTCGACCGTTCCCATAGGCACCGTGCCGATGTATCAGATCATCCACGATATAAAAGAGGTCGAAAATTTAACGACGGATGACATCCTAAAAACGCTTGAAAAGCAGGCACACCAGGGCGTTAGCTACTTTACTATACACGCGGGCTTTTTGCTCAAATTTATGCCGCTGGTCGCAAAGCGAAAGATGGGTATCGTTAGCCGCGGTGGCAGCCTAACTGCTAGCTGGATGATGCATCATCATAAAGAAAACCCGTTTTATGAGGCCTTTGATGACATTTTAGAAATTTGCGCCGCTCACGACGTCGCGCTATCTCTTGGCGACGGGTTGCGTCCTGGCTGCTTATACGACGCGACTGATGAAGCTCAGCTTAGCGAGCTGCGGGTTTTGGGCGAGCTGACGCTGCGCGCATGGGAGAAAAACGTACAGGTTATGATCGAGGGGCCGGGTCATATTCCTTTAAACCAAATAGAGTATAATATGAAAATCGAGCGCGAGCTGTGTCACGGCGCGCCATTCTACGTGCTAGGGCCGCTACCTACGGACATCGGCGCGGGGTACGATCACATCACTTCGGCTATCGGCGGGACGATAGCGGCCTTTTACGGAGCCTCGATGCTGTGCTACGTGACGCCCAAAGAGCACCTAGGCCTACCTAACGCAAACGACGTCAGAGAGGGCATCGTAGCGCATAAAATCGCCGCTCACGCAGCCGACGTCGCGCTAGGCAAGGCTGGAGCCATAGAGCGCGATCACGCGATGAGCGACGCTAGATACGCTTTTGACTGGAACAGGCAGTTTGAGCTAAGCCTAGATCCCGAAAGAGCGCGCGAGCTGCATGATGAAAGCTTGCCGCAAGAGTCGTTTAAAAAGGCGGAATTTTGCTCGATGTGCGGGCCTAAATTTTGCGCGTATAAAATTTCAAAAAATCTAATGAAGGAGAAAAATGTTAAGTAA
- a CDS encoding Mrp/NBP35 family ATP-binding protein — MLSKEDVLNRLKGVIYPGFEKDIVSFGFVKNVEIGEKILIEVEIVSSNPDVANELRTDIKRVMGSNECVINIIQPKIPEEKSNSQSGKNIAPQIKNFVMVSSGKGGVGKSTTTLNLAISMAKLGKKVGILDADIYGPNIPRMLGEVGTQPQVVGNKLKPILTHGVEMMSMGVLMEEGMSLIWRGSMIMKAIEQLLKDVFWSELDVLFLDMPPGTGDAQLTLAQSVPVTAGVCVTTPQVVALDDSKRALDMFEKLHIPIAGVIENMSGFICPESGKEYDIFGKGTTEEVAKAYGTEVLAEIPIEPAVRVGGDSGKPVSFYEPNSVTAKRYEKAAARLWEIIENINDGGGADNSSIQPVMDGRSACSK, encoded by the coding sequence ATGTTAAGTAAAGAGGATGTCTTAAACAGACTAAAAGGCGTGATATATCCCGGCTTTGAGAAAGATATCGTGAGCTTTGGATTCGTAAAAAACGTCGAAATCGGCGAGAAAATTTTAATCGAGGTCGAGATCGTAAGCTCAAATCCCGACGTAGCAAACGAGCTGCGAACCGATATAAAGCGCGTGATGGGCTCAAACGAATGCGTCATCAACATCATCCAGCCAAAAATCCCCGAGGAAAAAAGCAACAGCCAAAGCGGTAAAAACATCGCTCCGCAGATCAAAAATTTCGTAATGGTAAGCTCTGGCAAAGGCGGCGTGGGTAAGAGCACTACGACGCTAAATTTGGCTATCTCGATGGCAAAGCTAGGTAAAAAAGTAGGCATCCTAGACGCCGACATCTACGGTCCAAACATCCCAAGAATGCTCGGCGAAGTAGGCACGCAGCCTCAAGTCGTCGGCAACAAGCTAAAACCGATCCTAACTCACGGCGTCGAGATGATGAGTATGGGCGTGCTGATGGAAGAAGGCATGAGTCTCATCTGGCGCGGCTCGATGATAATGAAAGCTATCGAGCAGCTGCTAAAAGACGTATTTTGGAGCGAGCTGGACGTGTTGTTCCTCGATATGCCTCCGGGAACGGGCGACGCGCAGCTAACCCTAGCCCAAAGCGTACCGGTGACTGCGGGCGTGTGCGTCACGACGCCGCAAGTAGTAGCGCTTGATGATAGCAAAAGAGCACTTGATATGTTTGAAAAGCTTCACATCCCAATCGCCGGCGTGATAGAAAATATGAGCGGATTTATCTGCCCTGAAAGCGGCAAGGAGTATGATATATTTGGCAAAGGCACGACCGAGGAAGTGGCAAAAGCCTACGGTACTGAAGTGCTAGCCGAGATACCTATCGAGCCTGCCGTTAGAGTCGGCGGCGACAGCGGCAAGCCGGTGAGCTTTTACGAGCCAAACTCCGTCACGGCTAAACGCTACGAAAAAGCGGCGGCTAGGCTGTGGGAGATAATCGAAAATATAAACGACGGCGGCGGCGCGGACAACTCGTCTATCCAGCCCGTGATGGACGGCAGGAGCGCTTGCTCGAAGTAA
- a CDS encoding ACT domain-containing protein: MKAIVTVIGKDKVGIVAGVSAKLAQLGLNIDDISQTVLDEFFTMMAVVSSEEKQDFTALKGELNELGEKLKVKINIQSSAIFDAMHNI, translated from the coding sequence ATGAAAGCGATCGTAACGGTGATCGGTAAGGACAAGGTCGGCATTGTGGCGGGCGTTTCGGCTAAGCTCGCGCAGCTTGGGCTAAACATAGACGACATCAGCCAGACGGTTTTGGACGAGTTTTTTACGATGATGGCGGTGGTTTCCAGCGAGGAAAAGCAGGACTTCACGGCTCTAAAGGGGGAGCTAAACGAGCTAGGCGAAAAGCTAAAAGTAAAGATAAACATCCAAAGCTCGGCGATATTTGACGCCATGCACAATATCTAA
- a CDS encoding PFL family protein yields the protein MDIKNVTETIAMIEEQNFDIRTITMGISLLDCIDPDIDKAAEKIYAKITDKARDLVNVGNEISAELGIPIVNKRVCVTPIAIIGAATDATDYVPLARAMDEAAKKVGIDFIGGFSALVQKGYAKGDKILIDSIPAALAATQKVCSSVNIGSTKTGINMSAVADMGRVIKETAQLSDLGAAKLVVFANAVEDNPFMAGAFHGVGEAEVVINVGVSGPGVVKRALEKVRGASFDVVAETVKKTAFKITRIGQLVGQMASERLGVKFGIVDLSLAPTPAVGDSVARVLEEMGLERVGTHGTTAALALLNDAVKKGGVMACNQVGGLSGAFIPVSEDEGMIAAVRAGSLNLEKLEAMTAICSVGLDMIAIPQDTPEQTIAAIIADEAAIGVINQKTTAVRIIPKGKEGDTLEFGGLLGSAPVMSVNKNSSAGFIARGGQIPAPIHSFKN from the coding sequence ATGGACATCAAAAACGTAACCGAAACGATCGCGATGATCGAGGAGCAAAATTTCGACATCCGCACGATCACGATGGGCATCAGCCTGCTTGACTGCATCGATCCAGATATCGACAAAGCGGCGGAGAAAATTTACGCCAAGATCACAGACAAAGCGCGCGATCTGGTAAATGTCGGCAATGAAATTTCAGCAGAACTCGGCATCCCGATCGTAAATAAGCGCGTCTGCGTAACGCCTATCGCCATCATCGGCGCGGCGACGGATGCTACTGACTACGTGCCGCTTGCTAGGGCGATGGACGAGGCTGCCAAAAAGGTCGGTATCGACTTTATCGGCGGCTTTTCGGCGCTAGTACAAAAGGGCTACGCAAAGGGCGATAAAATTTTAATCGACTCCATCCCCGCCGCGCTCGCCGCGACGCAAAAGGTCTGCTCGTCGGTAAATATCGGCTCGACCAAAACAGGCATAAATATGAGCGCGGTCGCCGACATGGGACGCGTGATAAAAGAAACCGCGCAGCTTTCGGACCTTGGCGCTGCAAAGCTAGTCGTGTTTGCCAACGCCGTCGAGGATAACCCCTTCATGGCGGGCGCATTTCACGGCGTGGGAGAGGCCGAGGTCGTCATAAACGTGGGCGTATCAGGCCCGGGCGTCGTTAAGCGCGCGCTTGAGAAGGTGCGAGGAGCGAGCTTTGACGTGGTCGCAGAGACCGTTAAAAAGACGGCGTTTAAGATCACGCGTATCGGACAGCTCGTCGGTCAAATGGCGTCCGAGCGGCTGGGCGTAAAATTTGGTATCGTCGATCTCTCGCTAGCTCCGACTCCGGCGGTGGGCGATTCGGTCGCGCGCGTGCTTGAGGAGATGGGACTAGAGCGCGTAGGCACGCATGGCACTACGGCTGCGCTAGCGCTACTAAACGACGCTGTCAAAAAGGGCGGAGTGATGGCGTGCAACCAAGTAGGCGGGCTTAGCGGCGCGTTTATCCCCGTCTCCGAAGACGAGGGCATGATCGCCGCAGTGCGCGCAGGCTCGTTAAATTTAGAAAAGCTCGAAGCGATGACCGCGATCTGCTCGGTGGGGCTCGATATGATCGCGATCCCGCAGGATACGCCCGAGCAGACGATCGCCGCGATCATAGCCGACGAGGCCGCGATCGGCGTGATAAATCAAAAAACGACCGCCGTGCGCATCATCCCAAAGGGCAAAGAGGGCGACACGCTGGAGTTTGGCGGGTTACTCGGCAGCGCGCCCGTAATGAGCGTAAATAAAAACTCATCAGCGGGCTTCATCGCCCGCGGCGGCCAGATCCCCGCGCCTATTCATAGTTTTAAAAACTAA